The Mauremys reevesii isolate NIE-2019 linkage group 3, ASM1616193v1, whole genome shotgun sequence genomic sequence AGGCGCCCGGCCGCGGCCAGGCGTTAGCTCCTGCCCCATGCAGAACCCAGAAGCTGGCGGGGGGCCGCTGGCCCCTCTGCGGAGCCCTTCGGGGGTTTCCTTTGCCCCGGGCAGGCGGTCCCGCAGCACAGAAGCCCGCGCGGCTGGCGTACGCGACAGGGCGGGCAGGGTGAGTAAAACTCACAGCATTGGTTCGTCAGTGGTGTGACACCCCCACCCGCCCCCCGTGCTCCGGTCCCCGGAGTTTTAAGCACGTGAGCAGATGCTGCCTGTTCTCCAAAGACCCCGCCGCCTTTCAGAGGGGAGCCAGCGCGCCAacctctccagccagctcccctgccagcccagagccccccttccTCCCGCGCACCCGGCCAGGAGCCTCCCTCCCCGCGCCACCTCCCAGCGGGGGGGCTCCGCGCCTCGCCACCACCAGCGCCGCGCACAGGACGGTCCGGCTGGCCCGAGGAGGGATGTGGCGAGGGGCAGAGGCGGCGGAAAGGCGGCAGCCGCCGGCGTAGAGCGGCGAGGAGAGCAGGCAGCCCCCGGCAGGACTGGCCGGGCGAAGAGGGGAACCACAGGCGCCCTGGGCACCGGCTGGGCTCCCgctcccccgccccggccccagcgccATGTGACTGACCCGCTCGGTGCAGCCCAGGGCAGAACGTCGGACTCGGTCCCCGGGGCGCTGACCCGCCCGCCCGGGCTGACCAGCCCCCGTGGCCAGGCAGGGGGTGACCGGCCCCCCTGCGACCGCTGGGGCTGCTCCCCTCCGCCCGGCTCCGATGCGCTGAGAGCCGCCCGCCCGCAGCCCTGCTcccatggggaggggagcccGGGCGGCCGCCGCTGGTGCTGTGAGGGCGGCGCCCTGCGCGGCGGGGGCACCATGAAGTCCCTGCTCCTCAGccgcttcctgctgctgctgccctgggggCTCATCGTCCTCCTCCTGCTGGACACGGACAGCAGCCGGGCGCCGCTCgcgccccccgcccggcccccgcagCCGACGGCCCCCCGGCAGCCGGCGCTGCCCCCCATCTATGCCATCACCCCCACCTACAGCCGCCCGGTGCAGAAAGCCGAGCTCACCCGCCTGGCCAACACCTTCCGCCAGGTGGCGCGGCTGCACTGGGTCCTGGTGGAGGACGCGGCCCGGCGCAGCGAGCTGGTGAGCCGCTTCGTGGCGCGGGCCGGCCTGCCCTGCACCCACCTGCACGTCCCCACCCCGCGCAGGTACAAGCGGCCCGGCCTGCCCCGCGCCACCGAGCAGCGCAACGCCGGCCTGGCCTGGCTCCGGCAGCGACACCAGCACCTGCCGCCGCCGCAGCCCGGGGTGCTCTTCTTCGCCGACGACGACAACACCTACAGCCTGGAACTCTTCGAGGAGGTAGCgctggggatggggggcgggTGTCGGGCCCTGGGAACCTGACTGCCAGAGCCACGCACCCTGCGTGCGCCTCCATGCACTCCAGCGCC encodes the following:
- the B3GAT2 gene encoding galactosylgalactosylxylosylprotein 3-beta-glucuronosyltransferase 2, whose protein sequence is MKSLLLSRFLLLLPWGLIVLLLLDTDSSRAPLAPPARPPQPTAPRQPALPPIYAITPTYSRPVQKAELTRLANTFRQVARLHWVLVEDAARRSELVSRFVARAGLPCTHLHVPTPRRYKRPGLPRATEQRNAGLAWLRQRHQHLPPPQPGVLFFADDDNTYSLELFEEMRTTRKVSVWPVGLVGGRRYERPVVENGKVVGWYTGWRADRPFAIDMAGFAVSLQVILSNPKAVFKRRGSQPGMQESDFLKQITTVEELEPKANNCTKVLVWHTRTEKVNLGNEPKYHLDTVKIEV